ATTTCTTTACTATGTTGAGCGGCCGCCTCTTCCTTGGAAACATAGGTGGCGGATTTGGTGTATTCTGACATGGCCAAGGTCTTTTGCAATTGCTCCACTTCTATTTCCTTGGCATTCTCCTTTAAGAAGACAGATATGGTAATCTGTTCCTTGGAACGATCGGCCATTTTTTTGGTGTTCAGTACCAAGAGCCCTAGAATACCCAATAGAAATAGTACCAAGGCAATACTTAATACGACCGAGAAATAGGACGAAATCAATTTTCGTCTTTGATATCTTTCAAATGCTTTGCTCATAGTAACCGATAGTGATGTAAAAATAGAAAAGTAATATGAAATGAGCCATAACAAATCGTGATACTCAACTAGAAGTTGAATAGGGAATTATATCTGACCGATTTTTAAAATAAAAACTAACAGATAAAATGAATCATAAAACCTATAACTATCATCGCTTTAGTGAAAAGTGTCCTTTTAGAACCAAAGTGTCCAATTTAATACGATACCAATAATCGGCTTCTGGCATGGGCGAGCCTATAAAGTTACCATCCCAAGAAGCGTTATCACCCTTGGCGAACTTCAATAACTTTCCATATCTGTCAAATATCGAAAACTCTACCTGATCAAAGAATTCTATGCCCTCGGGTTGTAGCACCTCATTATACGTATCTCCATTGGGGGTGAAAAAGTTAGGAACAACCACATGAATATATTCCGATGTAATAACACCGCAGTTATTTTTGTCACGTATGGATATGGTGTATCGTCCTCCGGTTATGTCCGTCAAGATGGGACTGTCCTGAAAATTGATCCCATCCAACGAGTATTCAAAATCTCCTTGGTTTTTGGTTTTTATATTGATAGAACGTCCATCGGAAGTAATGGTTTCCAGTTGGGGGACATCTATCTTTTCCAATTGAATGGTTCTGGTGTTGGAGCAGCCATTGATATCCGTTACGGTTACCGAATACTCCCCAGGCGTATTTACGGTAATTTCCTTGGTGGTTTCTCCGGTACTCCAGGCATAGCTTACATTGTCGATTTCTGCCGATAATAAGGCCATGTCACCTTCACAAAAAGATTGGTTGCTGTCAAAGACCTGTGGTAACGGATTAAAGGTCAAGGTAATTGCCGTTCTGGAGTTGGATGGGCATGTAATTTCGGTGGAGTTGGTTTCTACATAGTAGGTTCCCGCAATCGTTGGGGAGAACGTAGAACTGTTTTCCAAAAGAAGGTTTCCGCCAGACGGGGCGTCGTACCAATTTACCGTGTATGTATCCGGACTCTGAACGGATAACATGGCGGTTTCATTTTCGCAAACGGTAACATCCCCATTGCTAATAGGTGGAGGAGGAACAGCTACAATTTTGATTTCAAATACATCGGATAGAACATTGCACAGGTCGTTGGACACATTTATGGGATCCTCTGCAACCTTTACACGATAAAAACGGGTAGTGTTAATTGATGGGGTAATGTAGGTGTTGGACGTTTCACCAGCAATATCCGTCCAATTTTGGTTATCCGTACTTTGTTGCCATTGGTAAGCATGGGTCGAGAATATGGAATTGTCTGGATTGGCCACCAAAGTCGCAGAAACCGATCCTTGATTTTCGCAGCTAATTAGGTTATCCTCGCCCAAGCCTGTATTGACCGTGACGGAATCGCCGCAAGATTTAAAGACGATGTCGTCAATGGCCAAATCGTTACCGCAGCCGCCATTACTGTTGTTTCGCATTTTAAGGATGACGGAAGTCTGTCCCGGAAGTGTTTGAAATACAAGGGCATATTGCTCCCAGGTAGCGGACGCTCTGTCCGGTATGTTGCCCGTATCGCCCTGAGCCAGAAGATTTGTGTCCGTCTCATCCCATATCTGAAACCGTACGTTTACAGGGATACTATTTCCCTCACACCCTCCTTGGGGCTGTAAATTTACCAACCAAGATGAAAACTCATAGGTGGTATTTTCGCAAAGGCCTACCACCTCTCTTTGATAAAACTCCCCGGCCGTAAAACTGGCATTAACGATAAAGGCCTTTCCATTAGTGTCGCCTGGCGTATGGTCTTCCACGTTTTGCCAATCAAAATAATTGGTAGTGCTAGAAATGGTATAGTCCCCGTCATTGGGAGTTCCCGTGGTGAAATTATAGGTCGTGGTGCCGGGCAGAAGTTCAGGGCCATCAGTGGTACCAAACCCAAAGTCCTCCGTGAAAATAGGGTCTCCGGAACTCCCAGTACAAAACCCCAGTTGTGCCTTAGCTTCTATGCAGGTCAATGCAAGGAACAGGAGAAAACAAAGTAAGTATTTGGGACTTGCTGTATTCACAGGAATAAAGATACGGTTTTGGTATAGAAAGCGTCCATTTTTTAGCGGTACAGAATCAAGGTTGTAATTCGTCATTATCTTTTCAACTTTCATCGAATAGGCCTATTTTTGTGCCCTAACGAAATTCTGGCCTAGAGTGGCGACTTTTAGTAAGTGCAACCCGTACCGGTCAAACTTTTAGTACTGTGATGATGAATTACAATTTCAACGAAATTGAGGCCAAGTGGCAAAAATATTGGGCGGAAAACCAAACTTTTAAGGCAGAAAATGATTCCGAAAAGGAAAAATTCTATGTCTTGGATATGTTCCCTTATCCCTCTGGAGCGGGGTTACACGTGGGGCATCCGCTAGGATATATTGCCAGTGATATCTATGCGCGCTATAAAAGACATAAAGGATTTAATGTGTTGCATCCGCAAGGCTATGATTCATTTGGATTGCCGGCGGAGCAATACGCAATCCAAACAGGGCAGCATCCAAGAAATACCACAGAAATTAATATTGAAGGGTGTTTAGATACGAAAGGAAATATTCTATCGAAGTACGTAAATGAGGATGGAAGCATTAAAGAAGTAGCATTAATAGACAAATCAAAAAAGGTGTCTATTAATGATAACGGTTATAGAGACAATATAATTAAAGGTTACAGGAGGCAACTTGACAAAATTGGCTTTTCCTTTGATTGGAGCCGGGAAGTACGTACTTCGGACCCCAGTTATTATAAATGGACCCAATGGATTTTTATTCAATTGTTCAATTCCTGGTATAATATTGATACAGATAAGGCAGAAGACATAGAAAGTTTGATCCAGATTTTTGAAAAAGAAGGAAATACCACGGTGAATGCGATATGTGATGACGATACTCCTGATTTTACTGCGGAAACATGGAATGCATTTTCCTCCAAGGAAAAACAGGCCTTACTTTTAAAATATCGACTTACGTATTTAGCTGATACCGAAGTCAACTGGTGCCCTGCCTTGGGTACGGTTTTGGCCAATGATGAAATTGTAAACGGGGTTTCAGAGCGTGGTGGCCATCCTGTGATTCGGAAGAAAATGACCCAGTGGAGTATGCGGATAACGGCCTACGCCCAACGTTTGTTGGACGGGCTGGATAAAATCGATTGGCCGCAACCACTTAAAGACTCCCAGACCAATTGGATTGGGCGTTCTGAAGGAGCTTCTGTCACTTTCAAAGTTTTGAACAATACGGTCACTGAGCGTAGCCGAAGTGACGAAAATGTGATTTCGACTCCGCTCAATCACCCATACGAAATAGAGGTCTTCACTACCCGGCCCGATACCATTTTCGGAGTTTCTTTTATGACTTTGGCACCGGAGCATGAACTG
This window of the Maribacter cobaltidurans genome carries:
- a CDS encoding T9SS type B sorting domain-containing protein, which encodes MKVEKIMTNYNLDSVPLKNGRFLYQNRIFIPVNTASPKYLLCFLLFLALTCIEAKAQLGFCTGSSGDPIFTEDFGFGTTDGPELLPGTTTYNFTTGTPNDGDYTISSTTNYFDWQNVEDHTPGDTNGKAFIVNASFTAGEFYQREVVGLCENTTYEFSSWLVNLQPQGGCEGNSIPVNVRFQIWDETDTNLLAQGDTGNIPDRASATWEQYALVFQTLPGQTSVILKMRNNSNGGCGNDLAIDDIVFKSCGDSVTVNTGLGEDNLISCENQGSVSATLVANPDNSIFSTHAYQWQQSTDNQNWTDIAGETSNTYITPSINTTRFYRVKVAEDPINVSNDLCNVLSDVFEIKIVAVPPPPISNGDVTVCENETAMLSVQSPDTYTVNWYDAPSGGNLLLENSSTFSPTIAGTYYVETNSTEITCPSNSRTAITLTFNPLPQVFDSNQSFCEGDMALLSAEIDNVSYAWSTGETTKEITVNTPGEYSVTVTDINGCSNTRTIQLEKIDVPQLETITSDGRSINIKTKNQGDFEYSLDGINFQDSPILTDITGGRYTISIRDKNNCGVITSEYIHVVVPNFFTPNGDTYNEVLQPEGIEFFDQVEFSIFDRYGKLLKFAKGDNASWDGNFIGSPMPEADYWYRIKLDTLVLKGHFSLKR